The proteins below are encoded in one region of Streptomyces sp. NBC_00490:
- a CDS encoding LLM class flavin-dependent oxidoreductase, whose translation MLHLSAAVDQPSAYDAGSYVELARLAEHGVLDFVTLDDTFARPGLDALAVLSRVAPATGRIGLVPTVTTTHTEPFHVQAAVATLDWVSRGRAGWRLDVSTTEGEARLFGRRHAAPAEALWREAGEVADVAAKLWDSWEDDAEIRDEPTGRFIDRDKLHHVDFHGTEFSVRGPSIVPRPPQGHPVRVVDASEGQARDIAARYADVALVRSVSAAQTRAVRDQLRAAAARFGRDPDALRVLAALVVDLGDGEHAAEPGHGGGGPRQTAQGPLYRGGPVDLADLIASWHGEGAVDGFHLTPAEPRRDLERLVNGTVALLQHRGLFRTFYPGSTLREHLGLARPVNQYAGEAS comes from the coding sequence ATGTTGCATCTCTCCGCCGCCGTCGATCAACCGTCGGCATACGACGCCGGCTCCTATGTCGAACTGGCCCGGCTCGCCGAACACGGTGTCCTCGACTTCGTGACCCTGGACGACACCTTCGCCCGCCCCGGGCTCGACGCGCTCGCCGTCCTGTCCCGGGTGGCCCCGGCCACCGGCCGGATCGGTCTCGTGCCGACCGTCACGACCACCCACACCGAGCCCTTCCACGTCCAGGCGGCCGTCGCGACCCTCGACTGGGTCAGCCGGGGCCGGGCGGGCTGGCGGCTCGACGTGTCGACCACCGAGGGCGAGGCCCGCCTCTTCGGCCGCCGGCACGCCGCCCCCGCCGAGGCGCTGTGGCGGGAGGCCGGTGAAGTGGCCGACGTGGCCGCGAAGTTGTGGGACAGCTGGGAGGACGACGCCGAGATACGGGACGAGCCGACCGGCCGTTTCATCGACCGGGACAAGCTGCACCATGTCGACTTCCACGGCACGGAGTTCTCGGTGCGGGGCCCCTCGATCGTGCCGCGCCCTCCGCAGGGCCATCCGGTCCGGGTGGTCGACGCCTCCGAGGGGCAGGCCCGGGACATCGCCGCCCGGTACGCGGACGTGGCCCTCGTACGGTCCGTGAGCGCCGCGCAGACCCGTGCCGTACGGGATCAACTGCGCGCCGCCGCGGCGAGGTTCGGGCGCGACCCCGACGCACTGCGGGTCCTCGCCGCCCTCGTCGTCGACCTCGGCGACGGGGAGCACGCGGCCGAGCCGGGCCACGGCGGGGGCGGCCCCCGGCAGACCGCGCAGGGCCCGCTGTACCGCGGCGGCCCCGTCGACCTCGCGGACCTGATCGCCTCCTGGCACGGGGAGGGCGCCGTCGACGGCTTCCACCTCACGCCCGCCGAGCCACGCCGCGACCTGGAGCGGCTCGTCAACGGCACGGTGGCGCTCCTCCAGCACCGCGGACTGTTCCGCACCTTCTACCCGGGCAGCACGCTCCGGGAGCACCTGGGTCTGGCCCGGCCCGTCAACCAATACGCGGGGGAAGCGTCATGA
- a CDS encoding FAD/NAD(P)-binding protein — MTRHSLVIVGAGPRGAGLIERIAANAPELHDGSGLDIHLVDPHVPGAGRIWREAQSPLLWMNSHAEDVTMFTDETVDMAGPVRPGPTLHEWAGIDGTTFADRQLQGGYLRWVHEQAVAALPPSVRVHHHPRRALRVGGSREGRQQVWLEGRPGPLLADLVVLALGHLDAELDDEQESLAAYAAEHGLVHLPPDFTADSDLSALTPGSHVIVRGFGLAFVDLMVLLTEGRGGRYEGDTYLPSGREPVLYVGSRRGVPYHSKIGYDWTGERPPLPRFFGPAEVDELLARPAGFDFRQDVWPLVEKELGFAHYHRLFTVHGERTAMPWADFEEKFAVGDRADVEALVEAAVPDPADRLDLGALDRPLEGVRYGSFEELQEGLRGYVEQDLSRRHDPSYSQDLSVFLGLLSVYGQLVRLGGTGPWWHGFFSYLASGPPGPRLRQLQALSRAGVVRFLGADVSVEAQDGVFRATSASLPGFFVETRALVEARLPEPTVGRARDALLRELREDGAAETPDGLLRVDPGDGRILDVAGRPHPRRFALGPFTDARTSGAFTRPRTGGPAFRQNDATARAALEFLAALTGRAAA; from the coding sequence AGTCGCCGCTGCTGTGGATGAACTCGCACGCCGAGGACGTCACCATGTTCACCGACGAGACGGTGGACATGGCCGGACCGGTGCGTCCCGGACCCACGCTGCACGAGTGGGCCGGCATCGACGGCACCACCTTCGCGGACCGGCAGCTCCAGGGCGGGTATCTGCGGTGGGTGCACGAGCAGGCGGTGGCCGCGCTGCCTCCGTCGGTGCGGGTGCACCACCATCCGCGGCGCGCCCTGCGGGTCGGCGGGTCGCGCGAGGGGCGCCAGCAGGTGTGGCTGGAGGGCCGCCCGGGCCCGCTCCTCGCCGACCTGGTCGTCCTCGCGCTCGGCCACCTCGACGCCGAACTCGACGACGAACAAGAGTCGTTGGCGGCCTACGCGGCGGAGCACGGCCTCGTCCACCTCCCGCCCGACTTCACCGCCGACAGTGACCTGTCCGCGCTCACGCCCGGCTCGCACGTCATCGTCCGGGGCTTCGGGCTGGCCTTCGTCGATCTGATGGTGCTGCTGACCGAGGGGCGGGGCGGACGGTACGAGGGCGACACCTACCTACCGTCCGGACGCGAGCCGGTGCTGTACGTCGGCTCGCGGCGCGGAGTGCCGTACCACTCGAAGATCGGCTACGACTGGACCGGTGAACGGCCGCCGCTGCCCCGGTTCTTCGGGCCCGCCGAGGTCGACGAACTGCTCGCCCGGCCGGCGGGGTTCGACTTCCGGCAAGACGTGTGGCCGCTGGTGGAGAAGGAGTTGGGGTTCGCGCACTACCACCGGTTGTTCACGGTGCACGGGGAGCGGACCGCGATGCCCTGGGCCGACTTCGAGGAGAAGTTCGCGGTCGGCGACCGCGCGGACGTCGAGGCCCTCGTGGAGGCCGCCGTGCCCGACCCGGCCGACCGGCTGGACCTGGGCGCGTTGGACAGGCCGCTGGAGGGGGTGCGGTACGGGTCGTTCGAGGAGCTCCAGGAGGGGCTGCGCGGGTATGTCGAGCAGGATCTGAGCCGACGGCACGACCCTTCGTACAGCCAGGACCTGTCGGTCTTCCTCGGGCTGCTGTCCGTCTACGGCCAGCTGGTCCGGCTCGGGGGCACCGGGCCCTGGTGGCACGGCTTCTTCAGCTATCTCGCCTCCGGCCCGCCCGGACCACGGCTGCGGCAGCTGCAGGCCCTCTCGCGGGCCGGTGTCGTCAGGTTTCTCGGCGCGGACGTCTCGGTGGAGGCCCAGGACGGTGTCTTCCGGGCCACGAGCGCGAGTCTGCCCGGGTTCTTCGTCGAGACGCGCGCGCTGGTCGAGGCGCGGTTGCCCGAGCCGACGGTCGGTCGGGCCCGGGACGCCCTGTTGCGCGAGCTGCGGGAGGACGGGGCCGCCGAGACCCCGGACGGGCTGCTCCGGGTGGACCCCGGCGACGGGCGGATCCTGGACGTGGCCGGCCGGCCGCATCCCCGGCGCTTCGCGCTCGGGCCCTTCACCGACGCCCGTACCTCCGGCGCCTTCACCCGGCCCCGCACCGGCGGCCCGGCGTTCCGGCAGAACGACGCCACGGCCAGGGCGGCCCTGGAGTTCCTCGCCGCCCTCACCGGCCGCGCGGCTGCCTGA
- a CDS encoding NtaA/DmoA family FMN-dependent monooxygenase (This protein belongs to a clade of FMN-dependent monooxygenases, within a broader family of flavin-dependent oxidoreductases, the luciferase-like monooxygenase (LMM) family, some of whose members use coenzyme F420 rather than FMN.), with the protein MTERPLKQIRLAAHFPGVNNTTVWADPRSRSQIEFSSFEHLARTAERGLFDFFFLAEGLRLREHKGRIHDLDVVGRPESITVLNALAAVTEHLGLAATVNATFNEPYELARRLATLDHLSGGRAAWNVVTSSDAFTGENFRRGGFLDRADRYTRAAEFVATARELWDSWTPDGLSRPFAHRGQHFDIAGEFTVPRSPQGHPVVIQAGDSDEGREFAAATADVVFTRQASLEGGRAFYADVKGRLAKYGRTVEDLKIMPGVGVVLGDTAAEAQERAAEIRRQQTSPQTAILTLEQIWGVDLSSYDPDGPLPDIDPVAEPTLTEGRTRRGNTLEIAERWRALSREKGLSIRETVIEAGGRQSFVGTPQAVAAELDEFVQRDAADGFILVPHLTPAGLDEFVDRVVPLLQERGVFRTEYKGTTLRSHLGLSEPVWKG; encoded by the coding sequence ATGACCGAACGACCGCTCAAACAGATCCGTCTCGCGGCGCACTTCCCGGGCGTCAACAACACCACCGTCTGGGCCGACCCGCGCTCGCGGTCCCAGATCGAGTTCTCCTCCTTCGAGCACCTGGCCCGCACGGCCGAACGCGGCCTGTTCGACTTCTTCTTCCTCGCCGAGGGGCTGCGGCTGCGCGAGCACAAGGGCCGCATCCACGACCTGGACGTGGTGGGGCGCCCGGAGTCGATCACCGTGCTCAACGCGCTCGCCGCCGTCACGGAGCACCTGGGGCTCGCCGCCACCGTCAACGCGACCTTCAACGAGCCGTACGAACTCGCCCGCAGACTCGCCACGTTGGACCACCTCAGCGGGGGCCGGGCCGCGTGGAACGTGGTGACCTCCTCCGACGCCTTCACCGGGGAGAACTTCCGGCGCGGCGGCTTCCTCGACCGGGCCGACCGGTACACACGTGCGGCCGAGTTCGTCGCCACCGCACGGGAGTTGTGGGACTCCTGGACACCGGACGGGCTGTCCCGGCCGTTCGCCCACCGCGGGCAGCACTTCGACATCGCGGGCGAGTTCACCGTGCCGCGCTCCCCGCAGGGGCATCCGGTCGTCATCCAGGCCGGGGACTCGGACGAGGGGCGGGAGTTCGCCGCCGCCACGGCCGACGTGGTCTTCACACGGCAGGCCTCACTGGAGGGCGGTCGCGCCTTCTACGCCGATGTGAAGGGGCGCCTGGCGAAGTACGGCCGTACCGTCGAGGACCTGAAGATCATGCCGGGGGTCGGTGTCGTCCTCGGCGACACCGCCGCGGAGGCGCAGGAGAGGGCCGCCGAGATCCGCCGCCAGCAGACCTCCCCGCAGACCGCGATCCTCACGCTGGAGCAGATCTGGGGCGTCGACCTCTCCTCGTACGACCCGGACGGCCCGCTGCCCGACATCGACCCGGTGGCCGAGCCGACGCTCACCGAGGGCCGGACCCGGCGCGGGAACACCCTCGAGATCGCCGAGAGATGGCGGGCGCTGTCGAGGGAGAAGGGGCTGTCCATCCGGGAGACCGTGATCGAGGCGGGCGGCAGGCAGTCCTTCGTCGGAACCCCGCAGGCGGTCGCCGCCGAGCTCGACGAGTTCGTGCAGCGCGATGCCGCCGACGGCTTCATCCTCGTCCCGCATCTCACCCCGGCCGGACTCGACGAGTTCGTGGACCGGGTGGTGCCGCTGCTCCAGGAGCGCGGGGTGTTCCGTACCGAGTACAAGGGCACCACGCTCCGCTCCCACCTCGGGCTCTCCGAACCGGTATGGAAGGGTTGA